In Drosophila innubila isolate TH190305 chromosome 2R unlocalized genomic scaffold, UK_Dinn_1.0 1_C_2R, whole genome shotgun sequence, the following are encoded in one genomic region:
- the LOC117785730 gene encoding putative phosphatidate phosphatase isoform X1 — protein sequence MRTFKRGFFCSDLSLRYPYHECTITVPMLLLMMLLLPMLFISVVEIMRICRHLRMRKYLRNLWRSQATFSFGFIATFLTTELAKHVVGRLRPHFYSACQPRLHDGSSCSDAHNADVYVQQFYCSNRNLSTQQIRELHVSFPSAHSSLSFYSMCLLAFYVHSVWQGRGSVRVMRHILQFLLIMAAWYVSLSRVADYWHHWSDVLAGAVLGVVYATITAIYVGDLLHARPHPTGPVALGYMCAPTSCSCNCSCSCCFCHQHRHHHLHHQLLAENNNSTTSTKVHFLAAAAVATTQLDCGSHHRISDSDVDDDEDEDVHIDIDGNSDGDVDGSCEADADADADYKLPTSRNSTPPPSLPLSPPLSPPPPPPSPPPTTPPSSGAALQLSLPNTTA from the coding sequence ATGCGCACCTTCAAACGTGGCTTCTTCTGCTCGGATCTGTCCTTGCGTTACCCGTACCATGAGTGCACCATCACAGTGCCCATGCTACTCCTAATGATGCTCCTCCTGCCCATGCTCTTCATCAGCGTCGTGGAGATCATGCGGATTTGCAGGCATCTGCGGATGCGGAAATATCTTCGCAATTTGTGGCGATCGCAGGCGACGTTCAGCTTTGGCTTCATCGCCACCTTCCTGACCACGGAGCTGGCCAAGCACGTGGTGGGTCGACTGCGTCCGCACTTCTACAGTGCCTGCCAGCCGCGGTTGCACGACGGCTCCAGCTGCTCGGACGCGCACAACGCGGATGTCTATGTGCAACAGTTTTACTGCAGCAATCGCAATCTGTCAACGCAGCAGATTCGCGAGTTGCACGTCAGTTTTCCCAGTGCACACAGCAGCCTGAGCTTCTACTCGATGTGCCTGCTCGCCTTCTACGTGCACAGCGTGTGGCAGGGGCGTGGCAGCGTGCGCGTCATGCGGCACATTCTGCAGTTCCTGCTGATCATGGCCGCCTGGTACGTCTCCCTCAGCCGAGTGGCCGACTATTGGCACCATTGGTCCGACGTGTTGGCCGGCGCCGTCTTGGGCGTTGTCTATGCCACAATCACGGCCATTTATGTGGGCGATCTGTTGCATGCGCGGCCCCACCCGACTGGCCCCGTTGCACTGGGCTACATGTGTGCGCCcaccagttgcagttgcaattgcagttgtagctgttgtttcTGCCACCAACATCGCCACCATCATCTGCACCATCAGCTCCTGGCCGAGAATAATAATTCCACGACTTCAACTAAGGTGCACTTTCTGGCAGCCGCCGCCGTTGCAACCACTCAGCTCGACTGTGGCTCCCACCACCGCATTAGCGACAGCGACGTTGACgacgacgaagacgaagacgtcCATATTGACATCGACGGcaacagcgacggcgacgtcgacggcAGCTGCGaagctgacgctgacgctgacgctgactaCAAGCTGCCCACATCGCGTAATTCAACACCACCGCCCTCGTTACCGTTGTCGCCACCGCTgtcgccaccgccaccgccaccgtcACCGCCGCCGACAACGCCACCGTCTTCTGGAGCAGCGCTGCAGCTGAGCTTGCCAAATACGACGGCCTAA
- the LOC117785731 gene encoding putative phosphatidate phosphatase yields the protein MRDVANEHSTGVDTRTDRERERERGRERVTESASDAQRQLTRRFLIELLIVVVLVIPICIYEFAVEPARRGFFCDDESIRYPFRNNTVTPVMLGLLTGVLPLLIFVVVEYVRYMRAGELSATVQLLGFQMSAWYVELGRQIAYFGFGMLLTFDATEVGKYTIGRLRPHFIAVCQPQLSDGSVCSDPANLHRYVENYECAGEGYSIADVRQTRLSFPSGHSSLAFYSLLYVALYLQRKLTWRSSKLARHFLQFVLIMMAWYTALSRVMDSWHHWSDVLAGSLIGVVGALITAHYIAHFFKPQFHDVVLGGGLRREDTSATLQEEVCPSTPPPYCVNGSYNDDQYCTKV from the coding sequence aTGCGCGACGTCGCCAATGAGCACAGTACCGGGGTCGACACGCGGAcggacagagagagggagcgggAGCGGGGGCGGGAGAGGGTGACGGAAAGTGCCTCGGACGCTCAGCGGCAACTGACCCGTCGCTTCCTCATCGAGCTGCTGATCGTGGTGGTGCTGGTTATACCCATCTGCATCTATGAGTTCGCCGTGGAGCCGGCGCGCCGAGGATTCTTCTGCGACGATGAGAGCATCCGGTATCCCTTCAGGAACAACACGGTGACTCCCGTGATGCTGGGTCTGCTGACAGGTGTACTGCCGCTCCTGATCTTCGTCGTGGTCGAGTATGTGCGCTACATGCGAGCGGGAGAGCTGTCCGCGACGGTTCAGCTGCTTGGCTTCCAGATGTCTGCGTGGTACGTGGAGTTGGGCCGCCAGATCGCTTACTTCGGCTTCGGCATGCTGCTCACCTTCGATGCCACCGAGGTGGGCAAGTACACGATTGGACGGCTGAGACCTCACTTCATCGCTGTCTGTCAGCCGCAACTCAGTGACGGCAGCGTCTGCAGCGATCCGGCCAACTTGCACCGGTATGTGGAGAACTACGAGTGCGCTGGAGAGGGGTACTCAATAGCAGATGTCCGGCAGACACGCCTCAGCTTCCCCAGCGGCCACTCCAGCCTCGCCTTCTACTCACTGCTCTATGTGGCACTCTACCTGCAACGCAAGTTGACTTGGCGCAGCTCCAAGCTGGCTCGCCACTTCCTCCAGTTTGTGCTCATCATGATGGCCTGGTACACTGCACTTAGCCGCGTCATGGACAGCTGGCATCATTGGTCGGATGTGCTGGCCGGTTCGTTGATTGGAGTCGTTGGGGCACTGATCACCGCCCACTACATTGCCCACTTCTTCAAGCCGCAGTTCCACGATGTCGTTCTCGGTGGCGGCCTGAGGAGAGAGGACACCTCGGCAACCCTTCAAGAGGAGGTCTGTCCCAGCACCCCGCCCCCATACTGTGTCAACGGCAGCTACAACGACGATCAGTATTGTACCAAAGTATAG
- the LOC117785735 gene encoding putative phosphatidate phosphatase yields MCGNPNTRLLSRLIIDFLLLLGVYCVALVVLPQQLETVQRGFHCSDASLRYPYRQPWLTKVHLTIVVVALPAAFILVVELLRAAFVPSSAELKQRFVFVGARIPSFISECYKIIGVYLFGLGLALLVIRITKVSTGRLRPYFFDVCQPTWGGEDAEENCAVQPASNASNYIEDYNCTEFAASLELLSQVRHSFPSGFVASTSYAMFFLIYYAQARLFASWLRLLRSTLQLACGAMALLVGLERISTNQNHISDVAAGMFLGAALASYLAVFVAHLFRQVRVKRRQWPRNEQIYGYAGYYNRATYGY; encoded by the coding sequence ATGTGCGGCAATCCGAACACGCGACTTCTCTCGCGGCTCATCATTGactttctgctgctgctgggcgtCTACTGTGTGGCCTTGGTGGTGCTGCCCCAGCAGCTGGAGACTGTCCAACGAGGATTCCACTGCAGCGATGCCAGTCTTCGTTATCCGTATCGCCAGCCCTGGCTGACCAAGGTGCACCTCACCATCGTGGTGGTGGCTCTTCCCGCAGCCTTCATCCTCGTCGTCGAGCTGCTGCGGGCTGCCTTCGTGCCCAGTTCCGCGGAATTGAAGCAGAGATTCGTCTTCGTCGGCGCCCGAATTCCCAGCTTCATCAGCGAGTGCTACAAGATCATCGGCGTGTATCTCTTTGGCCTGGGATTGGCACTGCTGGTCATTAGAATAACCAAGGTTTCAACTGGTCGCCTCCGTCCGTACTTCTTCGATGTATGCCAACCCACTTGGGGCGGGGAGGATGCCGAGGAGAACTGTGCCGTGCAGCCAGCGTCTAATGCCTCCAATTACATTGAGGACTACAATTGCACCGAGTTCGCTGCCTCATTGGAGCTCCTTTCCCAGGTCCGTCACTCTTTCCCCAGCGGATTTGTGGCCAGCACGAGCTACGCCATGTTCTTTCTGATCTATTATGCCCAGGCTCGCCTCTTTGCCTCCTGGTTGCGGCTGCTCCGTTCAACACTGCAACTTGCCTGTGGCGCGATGGCATTGCTCGTGGGCCTGGAACGAATCTCCACAAACCAGAATCATATCTCGGATGTGGCTGCCGGAATGTTCCTGGGCGCCGCTCTGGCCTCCTATCTGGCGGTCTTTGTGGCCCACCTGTTTCGGCAGGTGAGAGTGAAGCGTCGGCAGTGGCCAAGGAACGAACAGATATACGGATATGCTGGTTACTACAATCGTGCCACTTATGGCTATTAG
- the LOC117785729 gene encoding cilia- and flagella-associated protein 45 yields the protein MPCLSACNVRFVSAEAQLKQRCQELRARAQTAAYRPPPGGYRPMTSMAPNMSYVPFRRRSEQFAAFDQKQLKRNERERRRNQGAKELVLRPNDLKRIKDKCKVVTIHDKLKVIEQNEEDHRRQLQLVEETKRRFKEIDAARKAETKEDPQCDEINEALEEQNTVLSRALLAKQEQEEEVKQINRMILDAKCKAVREAQIQEKRQMARALREDDERLAKMVNARAKEALSAEDERERLEIEKRAKYAQDIRQQLSERENQRFLEAQRVAEEAKHLRKATELLREEEERQRNFVQLRKVRFREELQRIREMSSVFKTMLCEQERLAELRVAAYMREKQEKERQLKDMQKLVKKEFERRQQRIFTIAAEAQETRESNAELKYLKERNRVEREYRQREKEAAMAKREAERDLLESRAQQAQEMKQRIAQEIAHAEEEFNKVLERMREEEEKQRRLDRERDLRSQTYRRDLKQQMTDKEVERRRRADIEQDRMQKWLDQERQRDANIKHVISSKIAAMRENCLPEKYLKEVEKQLKNIQSFRNRIR from the coding sequence ATGCCTTGCTTATCGGCCTGTAATGTGCGCTTCGTGAGCGCCGAGGCGCAACTCAAGCAAAGATGTCAGGAGCTGAGGGCAAGAGCTCAGACAGCTGCATATCGCCCGCCTCCTGGTGGATATCGGCCAATGACATCGATGGCACCTAACATGAGCTATGTTCCCTTTCGACGACGCAGTGAGCAGTTTGCGGCCTTCGATCAAAAGCAGCTGAAACGCAATGAGAGGGAGAGGAGGCGCAATCAAGGCGCCAAAGAGCTGGTGCTGCGACCGAATGACCTGAAGAGAATTAAGGACAAGTGCAAGGTAGTGACCATCCATGACAAGCTAAAGGTCATCGAACAGAACGAAGAGGATCATCGCAGACAGCTGCAACTGGTGGAGGAGACAAAGCGACGCTTCAAGGAGATCGATGCAGCTCGCAAGGCAGAGACCAAAGAGGATCCACAGTGCGACGAGATCAATGAAGCATTGGAAGAACAGAACACAGTACTAAGTCGAGCATTGCTAGCCAAACAAGAGCAAGAGGAGGAGGTAAAGCAGATCAATCGCATGATTCTAGATGCCAAGTGTAAGGCCGTGCGGGAGGCGCAAATCCAGGAGAAGAGGCAAATGGCTAGGGCTCTGCGTGAGGACGACGAACGTCTGGCCAAAATGGTCAATGCGCGTGCCAAAGAGGCCTTAAGTGCTGAGGATGAACGAGAACGCCTGGAGATCGAGAAGCGAGCCAAGTATGCCCAGGACATTCGCCAGCAGCTGAGCGAGCGCGAGAATCAACGCTTCCTGGAAGCCCAGCGAGTAGCCGAAGAGGCCAAGCACCTGCGAAAGGCGACCGAACTGCTgagggaggaggaggagcgaCAACGGAACTTTGTTCAACTCCGCAAGGTTCGATTCCGCGAGGAGCTGCAGCGAATTCGAGAAATGTCTAGTGTGTTCAAGACGATGCTCTGCGAGCAGGAGCGTCTGGCAGAGTTGCGGGTGGCAGCGTACATGCGAGAGAAGCAAGAAAAGGAACGACAGCTCAAAGATATGCAGAAACTTGTGAAGAAAGAGTTTGAGCGGCGACAACAGCGCATCTTTACCATAGCTGCCGAGGCTCAGGAGACACGTGAGTCGAACGCGGAGCTCAAGTATCTCAAGGAGCGCAATCGCGTGGAGCGAGAGTATCGGCAGCGAGAAAAGGAGGCGGCTATGGCCAAGCGCGAGGCAGAGAGGGATCTGCTGGAGTCTCGCGCCCAACAGGCACAGGAAATGAAACAACGCATTGCCCAGGAGATTGCCCACGCCGAGGAAGAGTTCAACAAGGTCCTCGAACGCATGCGCGAAGAGGAGGAGAAGCAGCGTCGACTGGATCGGGAGCGTGACCTCAGAAGCCAGACCTATCGACGTGATCTCAAACAGCAGATGACGGACAAGGAAGTCGAGCGTCGACGACGAGCTGATATTGAACAGGACCGCATGCAAAAGTGGCTCGACCAGGAGCGTCAGAGAGATGCCAACATTAAGCATGTGATCAGCTCCAAGATTGCGGCCATGAGAGAGAACTGCCTGCCCGAGAAGTACTTGAAGGAGGTGGAGAAGCAGCTCAAGAATATTCAAAGCTTCCGAAATCGTATTCGTTGA
- the LOC117785732 gene encoding putative phosphatidate phosphatase, which translates to MSKYSKLARGICDLLLWAALVVACWLLTKFVKPFKRGFFCGDESLGYPLKENTIGTALLIGITWGVPMTVILVVELFKQLPVAVKPGAREGKQDGCRIVHRLAQLYKQEGYFLFGLAMMTFTMLLTKVCIGRLRPHFFAVCQPLLPDGSTCQDSQNVGRYISSYTCGNPNITDFLSGQLNQSFPSGHASLTMYSMLYLAIYLQAALSTRISKLLKHLLQFIFVLLGWYVSLTRITDFWHHWSDVLAGAFCGIVFAWLTSVYVADLFAFKRWNRAGYSANTLKKTQVSPKSSTKSQSQAHSNTTAAVPQNGMPPALPAYTFGTLPYLAAHPAQAQYAQPYHNYGYVP; encoded by the coding sequence ATGTCCAAGTATAGCAAGTTGGCCCGCGGAATATGTGACCTGTTGCTGTGGGCAGCTCTCGTGGTGGCCTGTTGGCTGCTCACCAAGTTTGTGAAGCCTTTCAAGCGCGGCTTCTTCTGCGGAGATGAGTCATTGGGCTATCCGCTCAAAGAGAACACAATTGGAACAGCACTGCTTATCGGAATAACGTGGGGCGTGCCCATGACCGTGATCCTTGTGGTGGAGCTCTTTaagcagttgccagttgccgtGAAGCCAGGAGCAAGGGAGGGGAAGCAGGATGGCTGCAGAATCGTGCATCGGCTGGCACAGCTGTACAAGCAGGAGGGCTATTTTCTCTTTGGCCTGGCCATGATGACGTTTACCATGCTGCTGACCAAGGTGTGCATTGGAAGACTGCGTCCTCACTTCTTTGCAGTCTGCCAGCCGCTGCTGCCGGATGGATCCACCTGCCAGGATTCCCAGAATGTGGGACGCTACATCAGCAGCTACACCTGCGGCAATCCCAATATAACGGACTTCCTCTCCGGGCAGCTAAATCAATCCTTTCCCAGTGGCCATGCCAGTCTGACAATGTACTCGATGCTCTACCTGGCAATCTACCTGCAGGCGGCATTGAGCACTCGCATTTCCAAGCTACTGAAGCATCTGCTGCAGTTCATCTTCGTCTTGCTCGGCTGGTACGTCTCCCTCACCAGGATCACCGACTTCTGGCATCATTGGTCCGATGTCCTGGCCGGCGCTTTCTGTGGCATCGTCTTCGCCTGGCTAACCAGTGTCTATGTGGCCGACTTGTTCGCCTTCAAGCGCTGGAATCGTGCCGGCTACTCGGCCAACACCCTCAAGAAGACTCAGGTCTCGCCCAAGAGCTCCACAAAATCTCAATCTCAAGCGCACTCCAATACGACAGCTGCTGTCCCTCAAAACGGAATGCCTCCCGCCCTGCCCGCATACACCTTCGGCACGCTGCCTTATCTGGCGGCGCATCCGGCGCAGGCGCAATACGCTCAACCCTATCACAACTACGGATACGTGCCTTGA
- the LOC117785730 gene encoding putative phosphatidate phosphatase isoform X2: MRTFKRGFFCSDLSLRYPYHECTITVPMLLLMMLLLPMLFISVVEIMRICRHLRMRKYLRNLWRSQATFSFGFIATFLTTELAKHVVGRLRPHFYSACQPRLHDGSSCSDAHNADVYVQQFYCSNRNLSTQQIRELHVSFPSAHSSLSFYSMCLLAFYVHSVWQGRGSVRVMRHILQFLLIMAAWYVSLSRVADYWHHWSDVLAGAVLGVVYATITAIYVGDLLHARPHPTGPVALGYMCAPTSCSCNCSCSCCFCHQHRHHHLHHQLLAENNNSTTSTKVHFLAAAAVATTQLDCGSHHRISDSDVDDDEDEDVHIDIDGNSDGDVDGSCEADADADADYKLPTSRNSTPPPSLPLSPPPPTTPPSSGAALQLSLPNTTA; encoded by the exons ATGCGCACCTTCAAACGTGGCTTCTTCTGCTCGGATCTGTCCTTGCGTTACCCGTACCATGAGTGCACCATCACAGTGCCCATGCTACTCCTAATGATGCTCCTCCTGCCCATGCTCTTCATCAGCGTCGTGGAGATCATGCGGATTTGCAGGCATCTGCGGATGCGGAAATATCTTCGCAATTTGTGGCGATCGCAGGCGACGTTCAGCTTTGGCTTCATCGCCACCTTCCTGACCACGGAGCTGGCCAAGCACGTGGTGGGTCGACTGCGTCCGCACTTCTACAGTGCCTGCCAGCCGCGGTTGCACGACGGCTCCAGCTGCTCGGACGCGCACAACGCGGATGTCTATGTGCAACAGTTTTACTGCAGCAATCGCAATCTGTCAACGCAGCAGATTCGCGAGTTGCACGTCAGTTTTCCCAGTGCACACAGCAGCCTGAGCTTCTACTCGATGTGCCTGCTCGCCTTCTACGTGCACAGCGTGTGGCAGGGGCGTGGCAGCGTGCGCGTCATGCGGCACATTCTGCAGTTCCTGCTGATCATGGCCGCCTGGTACGTCTCCCTCAGCCGAGTGGCCGACTATTGGCACCATTGGTCCGACGTGTTGGCCGGCGCCGTCTTGGGCGTTGTCTATGCCACAATCACGGCCATTTATGTGGGCGATCTGTTGCATGCGCGGCCCCACCCGACTGGCCCCGTTGCACTGGGCTACATGTGTGCGCCcaccagttgcagttgcaattgcagttgtagctgttgtttcTGCCACCAACATCGCCACCATCATCTGCACCATCAGCTCCTGGCCGAGAATAATAATTCCACGACTTCAACTAAGGTGCACTTTCTGGCAGCCGCCGCCGTTGCAACCACTCAGCTCGACTGTGGCTCCCACCACCGCATTAGCGACAGCGACGTTGACgacgacgaagacgaagacgtcCATATTGACATCGACGGcaacagcgacggcgacgtcgacggcAGCTGCGaagctgacgctgacgctgacgctgactaCAAGCTGCCCACATCGCGTAATTCAACACCACCGCCCTCGTTACCGTTGTCGC cACCGCCGCCGACAACGCCACCGTCTTCTGGAGCAGCGCTGCAGCTGAGCTTGCCAAATACGACGGCCTAA
- the LOC117785733 gene encoding putative phosphatidate phosphatase, with translation MSVDLALNWMSVQSANLRLLIDVVLLGGILALGKNFRRIWGRPTQRGFFCDDESLMYPYKENTVTSAMLHWTSFNLPLAALVILESYRCWRRSGAGSRWVKFWPVYNTVRWFLFGHVAEQFIKDMGKQLIGRLRPHFLAICRPLFPDGSSCNDSGPGQSHVYHIDYTCQSKLSGATEEMIRDVHVSFPSGHSAMAFYGLIFMVLYLQRIRWPTPSTLLRPLCQLMLVGLATFIGLSRVTDYKHHWSDVLAGSLLGASIALAVFCGAEKELQLHLHANASGPQTVVPSASAVVAKTDGELATGVEQLPHDLCLVTCHSSN, from the coding sequence ATGAGTGTCGATCTGGCGCTCAACTGGATGTCAGTCCAAAGCGCGAATCTGCGCCTTCTTATCGATGTGGTGCTGCTGGGCGGAATACTCGCACTGGGTAAGAACTTCCGCCGTATTTGGGGACGCCCAACACAACGTGGCTTCTTCTGCGATGACGAGTCGTTGATGTATCCCTACAAGGAGAACACTGTAACATCCGCGATGCTTCACTGGACAAGTTTCAACCTGCCCCTAGCCGCACTTGTAATCCTCGAGAGCTATCGGTGCTGGAGGCGATCTGGAGCAGGCTCACGCTGGGTTAAGTTCTGGCCAGTTTACAACACAGTGCGCTGGTTTCTCTTTGGACATGTGGCGGAGCAGTTTATCAAGGACATGGGCAAGCAGTTGATTGGCCGGCTGCGTCCTCACTTCCTTGCAATATGTCGACCACTGTTTCCGGATGGCAGCTCTTGTAATGATTCAGGACCTGGTCAGAGTCATGTCTACCACATCGACTACACCTGCCAGTCGAAGCTCTCGGGTGCCACTGAGGAGATGATTCGCGATGTCCATGTCTCCTTTCCGAGCGGCCACTCGGCGATGGCCTTCTACGGACTCATCTTTATGGTTCTCTATTTACAACGTATCCGTTGGCCAACGCCGTCCACTTTGCTGCGGCCCTTGTGCCAGCTGATGCTCGTCGGACTCGCCACATTTATCGGCCTGAGTCGTGTCACGGATTACAAACACCATTGGTCGGATGTTCTGGCCGGTTCGCTGCTGGGCGCCTCCATTGCCCTTGCGGTCTTCTGTGGGGCGGAGAAGGAGCTCCAATTGCATCTACATGCAAATGCAAGTGGACCTCAAACAGTTGTCCCTTCAGCTTCTGCTGTTGTGGCAAAAACCGATGGGGAACTTGCAACCGGAGTCGAACAGCTGCCACATGATTTGTGCTTAGTTACATGCCACAGTTCTAATTA